One window of the Actinomyces procaprae genome contains the following:
- a CDS encoding Gfo/Idh/MocA family protein, translating to MSKKLRIGIVGLGFIGTQKHLVGLAQHKDKCEIVAFCDFDIERAEAGKAQWGNEDAYTTTDYKDLVNDDSIDVIHVCTWNANHCEITCAALEAGKHVMVEKPMAVTGEDARKMRDTAKRTGKKLTVGFQYRQREEYQFLKALADEGKFGEIYAAKAHATRRRGVPIWGVFTDKTKQGGGPLIDLGGHSIDVALWLMNNYEVASVTGVVNYKLADKPAGNIGGEWDPATYEVEDSAFGFVTFKNGASLFVEASWALNIKAAREGCITIMGTEAGAETIQDPAGSANLVVDVNSIEGGKQVNTGFGEGGAYFSAGAAGGAQTGFSYMGGLEAGLWLDAILNDTEPYVTADQAVVVTEILDGIYKSAAQGGKPVYFD from the coding sequence ATGAGCAAGAAGCTTCGCATCGGCATCGTGGGCCTGGGATTCATCGGAACCCAGAAGCACCTGGTGGGCCTGGCGCAGCACAAGGACAAGTGCGAGATCGTCGCCTTCTGCGACTTCGACATTGAGCGCGCCGAGGCCGGCAAGGCCCAGTGGGGCAACGAGGACGCCTACACCACCACCGATTACAAGGACCTCGTGAACGACGACTCCATCGACGTCATCCACGTGTGCACCTGGAACGCGAACCACTGCGAGATCACCTGCGCCGCCCTGGAGGCCGGCAAGCACGTCATGGTGGAGAAGCCCATGGCCGTCACCGGCGAGGACGCCCGCAAGATGCGCGACACAGCCAAGCGCACCGGCAAGAAGCTCACCGTCGGCTTCCAGTACCGCCAGCGCGAGGAGTACCAGTTCCTCAAGGCCCTGGCCGACGAGGGCAAGTTCGGCGAGATCTACGCCGCCAAGGCCCACGCCACCCGCCGCCGCGGCGTGCCGATCTGGGGCGTGTTCACCGACAAGACCAAGCAGGGCGGCGGCCCCCTCATCGACCTGGGCGGCCACTCCATCGACGTCGCCCTGTGGCTGATGAACAACTACGAGGTCGCCTCCGTCACCGGCGTGGTCAACTACAAGCTGGCCGACAAGCCCGCCGGCAACATCGGCGGCGAATGGGACCCGGCCACCTACGAGGTTGAGGACTCCGCCTTCGGCTTCGTCACCTTCAAGAACGGCGCCTCCCTGTTCGTCGAGGCCTCCTGGGCCCTGAACATCAAGGCCGCCCGCGAGGGCTGCATCACCATCATGGGCACCGAGGCCGGCGCCGAGACCATCCAGGACCCGGCCGGCTCGGCCAACCTGGTCGTCGACGTCAACTCCATCGAGGGCGGCAAGCAGGTCAACACCGGCTTCGGTGAGGGCGGTGCCTACTTCTCCGCCGGTGCCGCCGGCGGCGCCCAGACCGGCTTCTCCTACATGGGCGGCCTGGAGGCCGGCCTGTGGCTCGACGCCATCCTGAATGACACCGAGCCCTACGTGACCGCCGACCAGGCCGTCGTCGTCACCGAGATCCTCGACGGCATCTACAAGTCCGCGGCCCAGGGCGGCAAGCCCGTCTACTTCGACTGA
- a CDS encoding sugar phosphate isomerase/epimerase family protein: MTSQIKRGVSLYSYQHEYVHGTMDLEDCVAAAAKEGALGIETLGEQMIPGFPFPGQADLPDSFYSWWQDLMAKYGTTPTVHDMFLDTKRYRGRLLNHSEMVDSLKRDIRHTAKLGAKGIRIIVNTPPEVVESAAPYARDHGVWMGVEVHSPYSFEDDWIKRHLEVAARVGSDVVGCVPDMGIFVHKLPRVVVDRALRDGADPELAHEIVNTYNSHGDTQALFDRLERQGVDGVTLGLARNGIHMIAQPVDCLRDHAEFIKHIHAKFYEMHQVEGFDYWHEYSIPYHEIVPVLEEIGYDGYLSSEYEGNRHIEDAEPVDSVTQVAAHQNMLKALIGKEN, encoded by the coding sequence ATGACCTCGCAAATCAAACGCGGAGTCAGTCTGTACTCATATCAGCACGAATACGTTCACGGCACCATGGACCTCGAGGATTGCGTCGCCGCAGCCGCCAAGGAGGGTGCGCTGGGGATCGAGACCCTCGGCGAGCAGATGATCCCCGGTTTCCCCTTCCCCGGGCAGGCGGATCTGCCGGACTCCTTCTACTCCTGGTGGCAGGACCTCATGGCGAAGTACGGCACCACGCCGACCGTCCACGACATGTTCCTGGACACCAAGCGCTACCGCGGCCGCCTGCTCAACCACTCCGAAATGGTCGACTCCCTCAAGCGGGACATCCGGCACACCGCCAAGCTCGGCGCCAAGGGCATCCGCATCATCGTCAACACCCCGCCCGAGGTCGTCGAGTCCGCGGCCCCCTATGCGCGCGACCACGGCGTGTGGATGGGCGTGGAGGTCCACTCGCCATACTCCTTCGAGGACGACTGGATCAAGCGGCACCTGGAGGTCGCCGCGCGCGTGGGCTCCGACGTCGTCGGCTGCGTACCGGACATGGGCATCTTCGTCCACAAGCTGCCGCGCGTCGTCGTCGACCGGGCCCTGCGCGACGGCGCCGACCCGGAGCTGGCCCACGAGATCGTGAACACCTACAACTCCCACGGCGACACCCAGGCCCTCTTCGACCGCCTGGAGCGGCAGGGAGTCGACGGCGTCACCCTGGGCCTGGCCCGCAATGGCATCCACATGATCGCCCAGCCCGTGGACTGCCTGCGCGACCACGCCGAGTTCATCAAGCACATCCACGCCAAGTTCTACGAGATGCACCAGGTGGAGGGCTTCGACTACTGGCACGAGTACTCCATCCCCTACCACGAGATCGTCCCCGTCCTGGAAGAGATCGGCTACGACGGCTACCTCTCCAGCGAGTACGAGGGAAACCGCCACATCGAGGACGCCGAGCCCGTCGACTCCGTCACGCAGGTCGCCGCCCACCAGAACATGCTCAAGGCACTGATCGGGAAGGAGAACTGA
- a CDS encoding C-glycoside deglycosidase beta subunit domain-containing protein: MFDEMIIREGSVRNVTGPDGEAVGFSFEAHIPYYRGLGLSMIETPDVVVDGEAVPAEDLRFTYDGVTRTFAELADVSDVRWELRTFATITVLRPGGLAPGEHDVHVNLRLRVSYLPFVSENRFTRRVAVA, encoded by the coding sequence ATGTTCGACGAGATGATCATTCGCGAGGGAAGCGTCCGCAACGTCACCGGCCCCGACGGCGAGGCGGTGGGCTTCTCCTTCGAGGCCCACATCCCCTACTACCGCGGCCTGGGACTGTCCATGATCGAGACGCCCGACGTCGTCGTCGACGGCGAGGCGGTGCCCGCGGAGGACCTGCGCTTCACCTACGACGGCGTGACCCGCACCTTCGCCGAGCTAGCCGACGTCTCGGACGTGCGCTGGGAGCTGCGCACCTTCGCGACCATCACCGTCCTGCGGCCCGGCGGCCTGGCCCCCGGCGAGCACGACGTGCACGTGAACCTGCGCCTGCGCGTGTCCTACCTGCCGTTCGTCTCCGAGAACCGCTTCACCCGCAGGGTCGCGGTGGCCTAA
- a CDS encoding C-glycoside deglycosidase beta subunit domain-containing protein has product MPTKFMKLGFDEQVLRRLANDSDGYVLDVGLNYYRGTPISAVERMELSVDGERVDDDRILVEINGKFLRLKQVPLAFTEYWGVKTPIRLHVTGEPLAAGPHHVDFVCEARVVYMQFAPGVYGMFDASASATLAVAENSEN; this is encoded by the coding sequence ATGCCCACCAAATTCATGAAGCTCGGCTTCGACGAGCAGGTGCTGCGCCGGCTCGCCAACGACTCCGACGGCTACGTCCTCGACGTCGGCCTCAACTACTACCGCGGCACCCCGATCTCCGCCGTCGAGCGGATGGAACTGAGCGTCGACGGCGAGCGGGTCGACGACGACCGCATCCTGGTGGAGATCAACGGTAAGTTCCTGCGCCTGAAGCAGGTGCCGCTGGCATTCACCGAGTACTGGGGCGTCAAGACCCCGATCCGCCTGCACGTGACCGGCGAGCCGCTGGCGGCCGGGCCGCACCACGTCGACTTCGTGTGCGAGGCGCGCGTCGTCTACATGCAGTTCGCCCCCGGCGTCTACGGAATGTTCGACGCCTCCGCATCCGCCACCCTCGCCGTCGCCGAGAACTCTGAGAACTGA
- a CDS encoding TIM barrel protein, giving the protein MATINGIEQGISCYSYTQEFIENDDWSINTIFEHVAAKGVSKVELVGAQTFQQYPTPRPEEIDAVLAAGAKHGVEVFSYGGYVDLGRITGYRMSREDILSDIRLDIMTARSLGAKYLRATGFEPELAPAVNDLAERYGVQIGFEIHAPHTPADATTRGFMETIEKNQLGCFGLVPDFGMFIERPTEIAINRYVGLGAKRETLDWIIANRHNGMTEEEMQEHVAKNMGGGEGEKVAISEWFGYLSFAPAELDSFAAMVPYVKYVHGKFYHLELDADGKVFEPTIPYEKALSILADGGFQGAFISEYEGHAFYLNDADEQLDRHLALGKSILESL; this is encoded by the coding sequence ATGGCAACGATCAACGGCATTGAACAGGGCATTTCCTGCTACAGCTACACCCAGGAGTTCATTGAGAACGACGACTGGAGCATCAACACGATCTTCGAGCATGTCGCCGCCAAGGGCGTCAGCAAGGTGGAGCTGGTCGGTGCCCAGACCTTCCAGCAGTACCCCACCCCGCGGCCCGAGGAGATCGACGCAGTGCTGGCCGCCGGCGCCAAGCACGGCGTGGAGGTCTTCTCCTACGGCGGTTACGTGGACCTGGGGCGCATCACGGGCTACCGGATGAGCCGGGAGGACATCCTCTCCGACATCCGCCTGGACATCATGACCGCCCGCAGTCTCGGCGCGAAGTATCTGCGCGCCACCGGCTTCGAGCCGGAGCTCGCCCCCGCCGTCAACGACCTGGCCGAGCGCTACGGCGTGCAGATCGGCTTCGAGATCCACGCCCCGCACACCCCGGCCGACGCCACCACCCGCGGCTTCATGGAGACGATCGAGAAGAATCAGCTCGGGTGCTTCGGACTGGTGCCCGACTTCGGCATGTTCATTGAGCGGCCCACCGAGATCGCCATCAACCGCTACGTGGGCCTGGGCGCCAAGCGGGAGACCCTCGACTGGATCATTGCCAACCGCCACAACGGCATGACCGAGGAGGAGATGCAGGAGCACGTCGCCAAGAACATGGGCGGCGGCGAGGGGGAGAAGGTCGCCATCTCCGAATGGTTCGGCTACCTGTCCTTCGCGCCGGCGGAGCTCGACTCCTTCGCCGCGATGGTGCCGTATGTGAAGTACGTGCACGGCAAGTTCTACCACCTGGAACTCGACGCGGATGGCAAGGTCTTCGAGCCGACGATCCCGTATGAGAAGGCACTGTCCATACTGGCCGACGGCGGCTTCCAGGGCGCCTTCATCTCCGAGTATGAGGGCCACGCCTTCTACCTCAACGACGCCGACGAGCAGCTCGACCGCCACCTGGCTCTCGGGAAGAGCATCCTCGAGAGCCTGTGA
- a CDS encoding ABC transporter ATP-binding protein: MAPNRKHQPEERPGSGEATAVVGTSPAEADRSAPSRNEQPDPHDLPHIEHPARRLLAYVFHYYPWQLIIVAVSIVIASVASTIASIFMQRVVDEVITPGLSMGLDAVMPTLVRIITAMGVVYALGVITSFLYSRIMAVVTQGSLKHMRDDMFDRMQSLPIKYFDTHAHGAIMSTYTNDTDAVRQLIGQSVPTLIQSGLTLGAMLAMMLYYSLWLTILVLAVAAIMVGATRNLGGKSSRYMVAQQQSLATEEGFIEEIMGGQKVVQVFNHEEAAKADFDALNRQLFSDSEKANQYGNILGPVMGNLGNLLYVLVAMVGGLLIQLQVTNIGFAGMGTITVGIIVSYLTMVRQLSQTINQASQQVALIAMGLAGAGRVFALIDEQPEQDGGYVGLVDAVETPDGGVQPADHKTDVWAWRHPHQADGTVTYTRLRGEIVMKHVDFSYDGVKEVLHDVSLWAEPGQKIAFVGATGAGKTTVTNLINRFYDIDDGKIRYDGININKIAKADLRRSLGVVLQDVRLFTGTVMDNIRYGRLDATDEECIAAAKLANADGFIRRLPHGYQTVISGDSSSLSQGQAQLLSIARAAVADPPVMILDEATSSIDTRTEALVQAGMDNLMRGRTVFVIAHRLSTVRNSDAIMVLDHGRIIERGSHDQLIEQRGTYYQLYTGAFELE; encoded by the coding sequence ATGGCGCCCAACCGCAAGCACCAGCCCGAGGAGCGCCCCGGCTCCGGTGAGGCGACCGCCGTCGTCGGCACCTCCCCAGCCGAAGCCGACCGGTCCGCGCCGAGCCGGAACGAGCAGCCCGACCCGCACGACCTGCCGCATATCGAGCACCCGGCACGCCGCCTGCTCGCCTACGTATTCCACTACTACCCGTGGCAACTGATCATCGTCGCCGTCAGCATCGTGATCGCCTCGGTGGCCTCCACCATCGCCTCGATCTTCATGCAGCGGGTGGTCGACGAGGTGATCACCCCCGGCCTGAGCATGGGGCTGGACGCCGTCATGCCGACGCTTGTGCGGATCATCACCGCCATGGGGGTGGTTTACGCACTCGGTGTGATCACCAGCTTCCTGTACTCGCGGATCATGGCGGTGGTAACGCAGGGCTCGCTCAAGCACATGCGTGACGACATGTTCGACCGCATGCAGTCCCTGCCGATCAAGTACTTCGACACCCACGCGCACGGCGCGATCATGTCGACCTACACCAATGACACCGACGCCGTGCGCCAGCTGATCGGTCAGTCGGTGCCGACCCTGATCCAGTCCGGTCTGACACTGGGCGCCATGCTGGCGATGATGCTCTACTACAGCCTGTGGCTGACGATCCTGGTGCTGGCGGTGGCAGCGATCATGGTCGGCGCCACCCGCAACCTCGGCGGGAAGTCATCGCGCTACATGGTTGCCCAGCAGCAGTCGCTGGCCACCGAGGAGGGCTTCATCGAGGAGATCATGGGCGGGCAGAAGGTGGTCCAGGTCTTCAACCACGAGGAGGCCGCGAAGGCCGACTTCGACGCCCTTAACCGGCAGCTGTTCTCCGACTCGGAGAAGGCCAACCAGTACGGCAATATCCTCGGGCCCGTCATGGGTAATCTTGGCAACCTGCTGTATGTGCTGGTCGCCATGGTGGGTGGTCTGCTCATTCAGTTGCAGGTCACCAACATCGGCTTCGCCGGCATGGGCACGATCACCGTCGGCATCATCGTCTCCTACCTGACGATGGTGCGGCAGCTGTCCCAGACCATCAACCAGGCCTCCCAGCAGGTCGCGCTGATCGCCATGGGCCTGGCGGGTGCCGGCCGCGTCTTCGCCCTGATCGACGAGCAGCCCGAGCAGGACGGCGGTTATGTGGGTCTGGTCGACGCCGTCGAGACGCCCGACGGCGGTGTTCAGCCCGCCGATCACAAGACCGACGTGTGGGCCTGGCGTCACCCCCACCAGGCGGACGGCACGGTCACCTACACGCGGCTGCGCGGTGAGATCGTCATGAAGCACGTCGACTTCTCTTACGACGGCGTCAAGGAGGTTCTCCACGACGTCTCCCTGTGGGCCGAGCCCGGGCAGAAGATCGCCTTTGTGGGCGCCACCGGCGCCGGGAAGACCACGGTCACCAACCTGATCAACCGCTTCTACGACATCGACGACGGCAAGATCCGCTACGACGGCATCAACATCAACAAGATCGCCAAGGCGGACCTGCGCCGCTCACTGGGCGTGGTGCTGCAGGACGTGCGCCTGTTCACCGGCACGGTCATGGACAACATCCGTTACGGGCGCCTGGACGCCACCGATGAGGAGTGCATCGCGGCGGCGAAGCTGGCGAATGCCGACGGTTTCATCCGCCGTCTGCCGCACGGGTATCAGACGGTGATCTCGGGCGACAGCTCGAGCCTGTCCCAGGGGCAGGCGCAGCTGCTGTCGATCGCGCGCGCCGCCGTCGCCGACCCGCCGGTGATGATCCTGGACGAGGCGACCAGCTCCATCGACACCCGCACCGAGGCACTGGTGCAGGCCGGCATGGACAACCTGATGCGGGGCCGGACGGTGTTCGTGATCGCCCACCGGCTGTCCACGGTGCGCAACTCGGACGCGATCATGGTGCTGGACCACGGTCGCATCATCGAGCGCGGCAGCCACGACCAGCTGATCGAGCAGCGCGGTACCTACTACCAGCTCTACACCGGCGCCTTCGAGCTGGAGTGA
- a CDS encoding ABC transporter ATP-binding protein has product MKTVRTLMRSLREYRKPSLQAPLFMVGEAGLECILPLMMAELIDTLTGSSMGPILRIGLALVVMALISLACGVMSGVRAATAAAGLARNLRQDLFYRVQDFSFADIDHFSTSSLVTRMTTDVTNVQNAYQMIIRVAVRVPLMVVFSIIMTLTINARLALIFIIMLPLLGGALIGLAAYVFPIFRRIFKKYDALNNSVQENVSAIRVVKSFVTEEHEKTKFRAASQQVRKDFTYAEKILALNGPIMVFFIYVALMLVNYLGARVVVASGATELTTGEFSSLMTYGVQILASMMMLAFIFVMVSMSVESANRIAEVIEHRPSLTSPADGRTSVPDGEVRFEGVSFRYSDDAESDVLHGIDLTIPSGSTLGIVGGTGSAKTTLIQLISRLYDTTSGRVTVGGVDVRDYDLETLRDAVAVVLQKNVLFAGTIKENLRWGDPDATDAELIHACELAQADEFVRQFPDGYDTRIEQGGTNVSGGQKQRLCIARALLKKPQILILDDSTSAVDTRTDALIRRAFAEQIPDTTKIIIAQRLSSVEHADQIIVLDDGHILERGTHAELMAAGGEYQQIYASQNRTSQEQEVA; this is encoded by the coding sequence GTGAAGACCGTACGCACACTCATGCGCAGCCTGCGTGAGTACCGCAAGCCGTCGCTGCAGGCGCCGCTGTTCATGGTGGGCGAGGCCGGGCTCGAGTGCATCCTGCCCCTGATGATGGCCGAGCTCATCGACACACTCACCGGCAGCTCCATGGGCCCCATCCTGCGCATAGGCCTGGCACTCGTGGTCATGGCGCTCATCTCGCTCGCCTGCGGCGTCATGTCCGGCGTGCGCGCCGCCACAGCCGCCGCCGGCCTCGCCCGCAACCTGCGCCAGGACCTGTTCTACCGGGTGCAGGACTTCTCCTTCGCGGACATCGACCACTTCTCGACGTCGTCGCTGGTGACCCGCATGACCACCGACGTCACCAACGTACAGAACGCCTACCAGATGATCATCCGCGTGGCCGTGCGCGTGCCGCTGATGGTGGTCTTCTCCATCATCATGACGCTCACGATCAACGCGCGCCTGGCGCTGATCTTCATCATCATGCTGCCGCTGCTCGGAGGCGCACTTATCGGCCTGGCCGCCTACGTGTTCCCAATCTTCCGGCGGATCTTCAAGAAGTACGACGCCCTGAACAACTCCGTGCAGGAGAACGTCTCCGCCATCCGGGTGGTCAAGTCCTTCGTCACCGAGGAGCACGAGAAGACGAAGTTCCGCGCCGCCTCCCAACAGGTCCGCAAGGACTTCACCTACGCCGAGAAGATCCTCGCCCTCAACGGCCCGATCATGGTCTTCTTCATTTACGTGGCACTGATGCTGGTCAACTACCTGGGCGCGCGCGTGGTTGTGGCCAGCGGCGCGACCGAGCTGACCACAGGCGAGTTCTCCTCCCTGATGACCTACGGCGTGCAGATCCTCGCCTCCATGATGATGCTCGCGTTCATCTTCGTTATGGTGTCGATGTCGGTGGAGTCCGCCAACCGCATCGCCGAGGTCATCGAGCACCGTCCCAGCCTCACCTCTCCCGCCGACGGACGCACCTCGGTTCCCGACGGCGAGGTCCGCTTCGAGGGCGTCTCCTTCCGCTACTCCGACGACGCCGAGTCCGACGTCCTGCACGGCATCGACCTGACGATCCCGTCGGGATCCACCCTCGGAATCGTGGGCGGAACCGGCTCGGCCAAGACCACCCTCATCCAGCTCATCTCCCGCCTGTATGACACCACCTCCGGCCGGGTGACCGTGGGTGGCGTGGATGTGCGCGACTACGACCTGGAGACCCTGCGCGACGCCGTCGCCGTCGTCCTGCAGAAGAACGTCCTGTTCGCCGGCACCATCAAGGAGAACCTGCGCTGGGGCGACCCCGACGCCACCGACGCCGAGCTCATCCACGCCTGCGAGCTCGCCCAGGCCGACGAGTTCGTCCGCCAGTTCCCCGACGGCTACGACACTCGCATCGAGCAGGGAGGCACCAACGTCTCCGGCGGCCAGAAGCAGCGGCTGTGCATCGCCCGCGCCCTGCTGAAGAAGCCGCAGATCCTGATCCTGGACGACTCCACCTCCGCCGTCGACACGCGCACCGACGCACTCATCCGCCGCGCCTTCGCCGAGCAGATCCCGGACACCACCAAGATCATCATCGCCCAGCGCCTGAGTTCAGTGGAGCATGCCGACCAGATCATCGTGCTCGACGACGGCCACATCCTGGAGCGCGGCACGCACGCCGAGCTCATGGCGGCCGGCGGGGAGTACCAGCAGATCTACGCCTCGCAGAACCGCACCAGTCAGGAACAGGAGGTGGCCTGA
- a CDS encoding sulfite exporter TauE/SafE family protein codes for MTEALYAVVVLAATTAGAVAGLGGGVIIKPLLDLMGVHGAASIGVYSAVAVFAMCLVSIAAQLRAGFRFEARLVISVSAGSMAGGWIGERLFNLAADSLGEGRIKAVQAGLLGVTLLGILAYTLAAQRLPHWRLRNAAAVAAVGVFLGAISVFLGIGGGPLNIALLTLLFSFEMKEATVYSLATIFFSQITKLAAVAISGVPADFTFRALPVVVAAAVVGGLVGTRINRRCSNAAVRRFYIVLMAALLAVSARNLTAGLTA; via the coding sequence GTGACCGAGGCCCTGTACGCCGTCGTCGTCCTGGCCGCCACCACCGCGGGAGCGGTGGCCGGCCTGGGCGGCGGCGTCATCATCAAGCCCCTGCTCGACCTCATGGGCGTGCACGGGGCCGCCTCCATCGGCGTGTACTCGGCGGTGGCGGTATTCGCCATGTGCCTGGTCTCGATCGCGGCCCAGCTGCGGGCGGGCTTCCGCTTCGAGGCGCGCCTGGTCATATCGGTGTCGGCGGGGTCCATGGCCGGCGGCTGGATCGGCGAACGGCTGTTCAACCTGGCCGCGGACTCGCTGGGCGAGGGACGGATCAAGGCGGTCCAGGCGGGCCTGCTGGGCGTCACCCTGCTGGGCATCCTCGCCTACACGCTGGCGGCGCAGCGCCTGCCGCACTGGCGGCTGCGCAATGCGGCGGCGGTGGCCGCGGTCGGGGTGTTCCTGGGGGCGATCTCGGTGTTCCTCGGGATCGGCGGCGGGCCGTTGAACATCGCCCTGCTGACACTGCTGTTCTCCTTCGAGATGAAGGAGGCGACCGTCTACTCGCTGGCGACGATCTTCTTCTCCCAGATCACCAAGCTGGCCGCGGTGGCCATCAGTGGCGTGCCCGCCGACTTCACGTTCCGGGCCCTGCCGGTGGTGGTGGCTGCGGCCGTCGTCGGCGGGCTGGTGGGCACACGGATCAACCGCCGCTGCTCAAACGCCGCGGTGCGCCGCTTCTACATTGTGCTCATGGCGGCGCTACTAGCCGTCTCCGCCCGCAACCTGACCGCCGGACTGACCGCCTAG
- a CDS encoding AAA family ATPase — translation MSEGAAVGDGRDRAGGGRAHATGAGAAVDDSVARTVLPSRSIRAVAMDSEYCSMGRWISVIAGAATGMQLVEDRELCTLAGGDWLTPEYLARLDRVLSDAAAAEAAAGTHSVAAPAASHGASTVAGATISPELPDGRPLAEVQAALSRAIRAAADAGPCIIHGRAATALLAGRDDVLRVMVYSSDREALRPRAEYDPHFPQLVGATATELDRHIAAQDRARAAYHHAVSPTGWGDLRGYDLALNSGVLSREKCAEVLIEAIAPVRLDAEAAAARVAEFTRTWARS, via the coding sequence ATGAGTGAGGGCGCCGCTGTAGGCGATGGTCGGGATCGCGCGGGTGGCGGCCGCGCGCACGCCACCGGGGCCGGCGCCGCCGTCGACGACTCCGTGGCCCGCACCGTGCTGCCCAGCCGGAGCATCCGCGCGGTGGCCATGGACAGCGAGTACTGCTCCATGGGGCGATGGATCTCCGTGATCGCCGGTGCGGCCACCGGCATGCAGCTGGTGGAGGACCGGGAGCTGTGCACCCTGGCGGGCGGGGACTGGCTGACGCCGGAGTACCTGGCCCGCCTGGACCGGGTGCTGTCCGACGCCGCGGCCGCCGAGGCCGCAGCCGGCACGCATTCGGTTGCAGCGCCCGCCGCGTCCCACGGGGCTTCCACGGTCGCCGGGGCCACGATCTCCCCGGAGCTCCCGGACGGCCGCCCACTCGCCGAGGTACAGGCGGCGCTGTCCCGGGCGATCCGGGCCGCGGCCGACGCCGGGCCCTGCATCATCCACGGACGTGCGGCGACGGCGCTCCTGGCGGGACGCGACGACGTGCTGCGGGTGATGGTCTACAGCAGCGACCGGGAGGCGCTGCGACCGCGGGCCGAGTACGACCCGCACTTCCCGCAGCTGGTGGGGGCCACGGCCACCGAACTCGACCGCCACATCGCCGCTCAGGACCGCGCCCGCGCCGCCTACCACCACGCCGTCTCCCCCACCGGCTGGGGCGACCTGCGCGGCTATGACCTCGCCCTGAACAGCGGGGTGCTGTCGCGGGAGAAATGCGCCGAGGTACTCATCGAGGCCATCGCCCCGGTGCGGCTCGACGCCGAGGCGGCGGCCGCCCGAGTCGCCGAGTTCACCCGTACCTGGGCCCGATCGTGA